Proteins encoded within one genomic window of Schaalia sp. HMT-172:
- a CDS encoding FAD-dependent oxidoreductase: MYDAIIIGSGIGSLTTAGLLARAAGARILILEQHTTPGGLTHSFRRLGATWDVGVHYVGDMEPGSRPRQLMDYLTAGALTWNRMPAGYDRFYLPGHGLDVTIPAGADEYQRLLTSLFPHEKKAIRRYCRDVKRAYSWMSLHYAREMVPPRTAPTVRLAQRALVGHALERTQHYMERRFRDPALRSLLTTHWGDYGVEPARSAFVAHAMIVGHYMNGAWFPSGGSAQIARMIEKGITSAGGRIRLGQNVEEILVEDGAAVGVRVTDHSGAVPLTYEERAPIIISGIGARETYQHLLPTTGPTGRLTARVREQVAGLGHGGSAVTVYLTLDHYPEGVTGANVWINTDTGRADPARMTADLLDGHPRSAFISFPAIKSGEPHATAEIISFVTPEAFERWEGTRPKHRGRDYEALTSSIARALIDLAESAVPGLTDAVRYVEVGTPLTVEHYTSHARGCFYGLPLTPERFAADLASPSTPIDGLYLTGQDAGMPGIVGAALAGMSTACKVLGPAGYPRIMRALRDQVPTQDHASSSHDTTTERTAGAARHRATVQRTRWMSPTTRDITLELPECATWEAGQYALVRVAPFEWRPYSLASAPGRTVRLLVDVRTKGMGASWASTTAPGDDVDLELPYGHWLVTPDRDTTDAEAPHRRIFIATGTGIAPFLTAFEADRRDDDILIVGCSQTEDDLTGRVDTPLPRLIRCVSREAAPGTFHGRITDYLNAEGIDPQATYYVCGSARIVRDISRIIQAGGARVSYETF; this comes from the coding sequence ATGTATGACGCCATCATCATCGGCTCCGGCATCGGCTCACTGACCACTGCCGGACTGCTCGCACGCGCCGCCGGCGCACGCATCCTCATCCTCGAACAACACACCACCCCCGGCGGCCTCACCCACTCGTTCCGGCGACTGGGAGCCACCTGGGACGTCGGCGTGCACTACGTGGGAGACATGGAACCCGGCTCACGCCCACGACAACTCATGGACTACCTCACCGCAGGAGCCCTCACATGGAACCGCATGCCCGCAGGCTACGACCGCTTCTACCTGCCCGGCCACGGCCTCGACGTCACAATTCCCGCCGGCGCCGACGAGTATCAACGCCTCCTCACCTCACTGTTCCCCCACGAAAAGAAAGCCATTCGCCGCTACTGCAGGGACGTGAAGCGCGCCTATTCCTGGATGTCACTGCACTACGCCCGCGAGATGGTGCCCCCGCGCACGGCCCCCACCGTCCGCCTCGCCCAACGCGCGCTCGTAGGCCACGCGCTCGAACGGACGCAGCACTACATGGAACGCAGATTCCGCGACCCCGCACTTCGCTCCCTCCTGACCACTCATTGGGGCGACTACGGCGTCGAACCCGCGCGCAGCGCCTTCGTCGCCCACGCCATGATCGTCGGCCACTACATGAACGGCGCGTGGTTTCCCAGCGGCGGAAGCGCACAGATCGCGCGCATGATCGAGAAGGGAATCACGAGCGCCGGCGGACGCATCCGCCTCGGGCAAAACGTCGAAGAAATCCTCGTCGAGGACGGGGCCGCCGTCGGCGTGCGCGTCACCGACCATTCCGGTGCCGTGCCTCTCACCTACGAGGAGCGAGCGCCGATCATCATCTCCGGTATCGGCGCCCGCGAAACCTACCAGCACCTGCTCCCCACAACCGGGCCGACCGGAAGGCTGACCGCGCGCGTGCGAGAACAGGTCGCCGGCCTCGGCCACGGCGGCTCCGCCGTCACCGTCTACCTCACCCTCGACCACTACCCGGAGGGCGTGACCGGGGCGAACGTCTGGATCAACACGGACACGGGCCGCGCCGACCCGGCCCGTATGACCGCCGACCTCCTCGACGGGCACCCGCGCTCGGCGTTCATCTCCTTCCCCGCCATCAAGTCCGGGGAACCACACGCGACCGCGGAGATCATCTCTTTCGTCACGCCCGAGGCCTTCGAACGCTGGGAGGGAACGAGGCCGAAACACCGAGGCCGGGACTACGAGGCCCTCACGTCATCCATAGCACGCGCACTCATCGACCTCGCCGAGAGCGCCGTGCCCGGCCTGACAGACGCCGTCCGATACGTCGAGGTGGGCACGCCGCTCACCGTCGAACACTACACGTCCCACGCCCGCGGCTGTTTCTACGGGCTACCCCTCACGCCCGAACGCTTCGCCGCCGACCTCGCCTCTCCCTCGACCCCCATCGACGGCCTCTACCTGACCGGGCAGGACGCCGGAATGCCCGGTATCGTGGGCGCCGCCCTGGCCGGCATGTCCACGGCCTGCAAAGTACTCGGGCCCGCGGGATATCCCCGCATCATGCGCGCACTGCGCGATCAGGTCCCCACCCAGGATCACGCGAGCTCCTCCCACGACACGACGACTGAACGCACCGCCGGAGCGGCACGCCATCGGGCGACAGTACAACGCACTCGTTGGATGAGCCCCACCACCCGCGATATCACACTCGAGCTACCGGAATGCGCGACGTGGGAGGCAGGCCAGTACGCGCTCGTTCGGGTCGCCCCATTCGAATGGCGACCTTACTCGCTCGCATCAGCCCCTGGGCGCACCGTCAGGCTCCTCGTTGACGTGCGCACGAAGGGCATGGGCGCCTCCTGGGCGAGCACCACCGCACCCGGCGACGACGTCGACCTTGAGCTGCCCTACGGCCACTGGCTCGTCACGCCAGACCGGGACACGACCGACGCCGAGGCACCACACCGGCGCATTTTCATCGCAACAGGGACGGGCATCGCCCCATTCCTCACAGCGTTCGAGGCTGACAGGCGCGACGACGACATACTCATCGTCGGATGCTCACAGACGGAAGACGACCTGACAGGCCGAGTCGACACACCGCTGCCCCGGCTCATTCGATGCGTCAGCCGCGAGGCGGCGCCCGGCACGTTTCACGGGCGAATCACCGACTACCTGAACGCCGAGGGCATCGATCCCCAGGCCACGTACTACGTGTGCGGCTCCGCCCGCATAGTCCGCGACATTTCGCGCATCATCCAGGCCGGGGGCGCACGCGTTTCCTACGAGACGTTCTAA
- the glpK gene encoding glycerol kinase GlpK: MTPTEKFVLAIDQGTTSTRAIIFNHSGEIVSVGQKEFTQIFPNPGWVEHNPIEIWETTRTVVAEALQKAEINRHSLAAVGITNQRETTVVWDKNTGEPVYNAIVWQDMRTSDIVKELEGDEGPDRFRQICGLGLSPYFSGSKIKWILDNVEGARERAEAGDLLFGNTDCWVLWNLTGGINGGVHCTDVTNASRTMLMDIRTLSWREDVCEIFGIPMSMLPEIKSSSEIYGYGRKNGLLVDTPISGILGDQQAATFGQACFEKGMAKNTYGTGCFMLMNTGTEPVFSDNGLLTTVAYKIGDQPAVYALEGSIAVAGSLVQWLRDNLGMIVKSSDIGKLASTVEDNGGVYFVPAFSGLFAPYWRADARGAIVGLTRYVNKGHIARAVEESTAFQSAEVLDAMNADSGVPLKELKVDGGMTHDDLVMQFQADLCGVDVVRPKVIETTALGAAYAAGMAVGYWESTDDVVANWQEGKRWTPTMEPAERDRTYRLWKKAVTRTLDWVDDDVL, from the coding sequence ATGACCCCCACCGAAAAGTTCGTTCTTGCCATCGATCAGGGCACGACCTCGACCCGTGCGATCATCTTCAACCACTCCGGCGAGATCGTCTCCGTCGGACAGAAGGAGTTCACCCAGATCTTCCCGAACCCGGGCTGGGTGGAGCACAACCCCATCGAAATCTGGGAGACCACCCGCACCGTCGTTGCCGAGGCCCTGCAGAAGGCGGAGATTAACCGCCACAGCCTCGCCGCCGTCGGCATCACCAACCAGCGTGAGACCACCGTCGTGTGGGACAAGAACACCGGCGAGCCCGTCTACAACGCGATCGTCTGGCAGGACATGCGTACCTCCGACATCGTCAAGGAGCTCGAGGGCGACGAGGGCCCGGACCGCTTCCGCCAGATCTGTGGCCTCGGTCTGTCCCCCTACTTCTCCGGCTCCAAGATCAAGTGGATCCTCGACAACGTCGAGGGTGCCCGCGAGCGCGCCGAGGCCGGCGACCTGCTCTTCGGTAACACCGACTGCTGGGTCCTGTGGAACCTGACGGGCGGCATCAACGGCGGCGTGCACTGCACGGACGTCACCAATGCCTCGCGCACCATGCTCATGGATATTCGCACGCTCTCCTGGCGTGAGGACGTCTGCGAGATCTTCGGTATTCCCATGTCGATGCTCCCCGAGATCAAGTCCTCGTCCGAGATCTACGGCTACGGCCGCAAGAACGGCCTCCTCGTCGACACTCCGATCTCCGGCATCCTCGGCGACCAGCAGGCCGCCACCTTCGGCCAGGCCTGCTTCGAGAAGGGCATGGCGAAGAACACCTACGGTACGGGCTGCTTCATGCTCATGAACACCGGCACCGAGCCCGTCTTCTCCGACAACGGCCTGCTTACCACCGTGGCCTACAAGATCGGTGATCAGCCGGCCGTCTACGCCCTTGAGGGCTCGATTGCCGTCGCCGGTTCGCTGGTCCAGTGGCTGCGCGACAACCTCGGCATGATCGTCAAGTCCTCGGACATCGGCAAGCTGGCCAGCACGGTCGAGGACAACGGCGGCGTCTACTTCGTGCCCGCCTTCTCCGGCCTGTTCGCCCCCTACTGGCGTGCGGACGCGCGCGGCGCGATCGTGGGCCTGACCCGCTACGTCAACAAGGGCCACATCGCCCGCGCCGTCGAGGAGTCGACCGCGTTCCAGAGCGCCGAGGTTCTCGACGCGATGAACGCCGACTCCGGCGTCCCGCTCAAGGAGCTCAAGGTCGACGGCGGCATGACGCACGACGACCTGGTCATGCAGTTCCAGGCCGACCTGTGCGGCGTGGACGTCGTTCGCCCGAAGGTCATCGAGACCACCGCCCTGGGTGCCGCCTACGCGGCCGGCATGGCGGTTGGCTACTGGGAGAGCACCGACGACGTCGTTGCCAACTGGCAGGAAGGCAAGCGCTGGACGCCCACCATGGAGCCCGCCGAGCGCGACCGCACCTACCGCCTGTGGAAGAAGGCCGTCACGCGTACGCTCGACTGGGTCGACGACGACGTGTTGTGA
- a CDS encoding MIP/aquaporin family protein: MLSTLLPAAAEAAVPTTGQIFMSEFLGTAVLLLLGGGVVATNLLPKSKGKGGGWLLINWGWGLAVFAGVYVAFRTGGHLNPAVTIAKVVGHMFDPSVTLAGDIPVTGTNVAVYIVAQFLGAFVGAVLCWLTFKKHFDEDCDPALKLGVFSTGPEIRSYGWNCLTEAIGTAVLILWVYVSGYTETAVGPLGVALIIVVIGNSLGGPTGYAINPARDLAPRIAHAILPIKGKGGSDWGYSWVPVVGPIIGAIVGTAVYYLALH, from the coding sequence ATGCTCTCAACACTGCTTCCGGCAGCCGCAGAGGCGGCTGTCCCTACCACGGGCCAGATTTTCATGTCTGAGTTCCTTGGCACAGCTGTCCTGCTGCTCCTCGGTGGCGGCGTCGTCGCCACGAACCTGCTTCCCAAGTCCAAGGGCAAGGGTGGCGGCTGGCTGCTCATCAACTGGGGATGGGGCCTCGCGGTCTTCGCCGGCGTCTACGTCGCGTTCCGCACCGGCGGCCACCTGAACCCCGCCGTCACGATCGCCAAGGTCGTCGGCCACATGTTCGACCCCAGCGTCACCCTGGCGGGCGACATCCCCGTCACCGGCACCAACGTCGCGGTCTACATTGTCGCCCAGTTCCTCGGCGCCTTCGTCGGCGCCGTCCTGTGCTGGCTCACCTTCAAGAAGCACTTCGACGAGGACTGCGACCCTGCCCTCAAGCTCGGCGTCTTCTCCACCGGCCCCGAGATCCGCTCCTACGGATGGAACTGCCTCACTGAGGCCATCGGCACCGCCGTCCTGATCCTGTGGGTCTACGTCTCCGGCTACACCGAGACCGCGGTCGGCCCCCTCGGCGTCGCCCTCATCATCGTCGTCATCGGCAACTCGCTGGGCGGCCCCACCGGCTACGCCATCAACCCGGCCCGTGACCTCGCCCCGCGTATCGCCCACGCGATCCTGCCCATCAAGGGCAAGGGTGGCTCCGACTGGGGCTACTCCTGGGTTCCCGTCGTCGGCCCGATCATCGGTGCTATCGTCGGTACCGCTGTCTACTACCTCGCTCTCCACTGA
- a CDS encoding sugar-binding transcriptional regulator — MYYLQGQTMETIARHLQVSRSSVSRLLAHAREVGLVRISVSASPGTKGTLAGQIADLFGVQVSVVPVHDVHTEVNRLHNVALVAAEHLVDMLFPGVTLGIAWGNTTAEVARAMPHVTFAGSTVVQLNGAATATESGMPYAEAIISCAAKAIGGRIVNFPVPAFFDYADTKQALWRERSVQSVLNTIDSADVALFGVGSMSARLPSHVYSGGFLEPDEIASAQNDGVVGDVCTVLIREDGSTNMHLNERASGPSPSTLKRIPRRLCVVSGTSKALPLLGALRAGVATDLVLDDGAAHELLDLVHTRALHPRPRA; from the coding sequence ATGTACTACCTGCAGGGGCAGACGATGGAGACAATCGCCCGCCACCTGCAGGTATCGCGCTCTTCCGTGTCCCGACTCCTCGCCCACGCGCGCGAAGTCGGCCTGGTGCGCATCTCCGTCTCCGCCTCCCCGGGCACCAAGGGAACGCTCGCCGGGCAGATCGCCGACCTCTTTGGCGTCCAAGTCTCCGTCGTGCCCGTCCACGACGTCCACACCGAGGTCAACAGGCTCCACAACGTCGCCCTGGTCGCCGCCGAGCACCTCGTCGACATGCTCTTCCCCGGAGTCACCCTCGGCATCGCGTGGGGCAACACGACCGCCGAGGTCGCCCGCGCCATGCCCCACGTCACCTTCGCCGGCTCGACGGTCGTCCAGCTCAACGGCGCCGCGACCGCCACCGAGTCCGGCATGCCCTACGCCGAGGCCATCATCTCCTGCGCAGCCAAAGCCATCGGTGGGCGCATCGTCAACTTCCCCGTGCCCGCCTTCTTCGACTACGCCGACACCAAGCAGGCACTCTGGCGCGAACGCTCCGTCCAGTCCGTCCTCAACACGATCGACAGCGCCGACGTCGCCCTCTTCGGCGTCGGATCCATGTCCGCGCGCCTGCCCTCCCACGTCTACTCGGGCGGATTCCTCGAGCCAGACGAGATCGCCTCCGCACAAAACGACGGCGTCGTCGGCGACGTGTGCACCGTCCTCATCCGCGAAGACGGCTCGACGAACATGCACCTCAACGAGCGGGCCTCGGGCCCCAGCCCTTCAACGCTCAAGAGGATCCCGCGACGCCTGTGCGTCGTCTCCGGCACCTCCAAAGCCCTGCCACTACTGGGCGCCCTACGCGCCGGAGTCGCCACCGACCTCGTCCTCGACGACGGCGCCGCACACGAGCTCCTCGACCTCGTCCACACGCGCGCCCTGCACCCCCGGCCACGCGCCTAA